Genomic segment of Nostoc commune NIES-4072:
TGGGAGCAAATAAATATAGACATCACCCTGTAGCAATTCCAGCATCAACCATCTTCGCAAGAGACTAAGTATTAAATCTCGTCAGTGATTTTGCTAATTGCTGAAAATACCCATACAGATCACTAAACCCATTGAAGAGCGATCGCATTTGGGAGCCAGGAACGTGTAGAAAAAGTGTAGAAAAAGTGTAGAAACTACATCAGCATAGAGGAGATTTCTTCCTCTGTCCTGGAATAATCAACTTTTGGACAGCACGGCGTTTAGTTTGTTCCCCGCGACGGTCATATCTGGCAGTCTGGTCACTGTTTGCGTGTCCTGCTAACCTTTGGACTGTAGAAATGTCTTCACCAGCATCGAGCAACTCCGAGATGAAAGTTCGCCGGAAATCATGAGCAGAGAAATTAGCAACAAAGGCTTGTGCGCCACGTTTTTGCAAAATAAATAGCACTGCTTGAGAGGTAAGTCGTCGCCGCACTATCCTTGAGCCTCTATTGACATGGCACAGCAAGGGGCCTGCCTCGTAGCCTCGAAGCGAGAACCAATCCGAGACTACAGTTAGACCACTTTCGGGTAAGTACACAATCCGATCTTTGCCACCTTTGCCAGCACGCACCTGTATTGCCCCAGTATTCTCTTCAAAGTCGCTCAAGTCTAAATTCACCGCTTCAGAGCGGCGGACTCCGGTTCCCCGCAGGATGGTGAATAGGGCAGCATCTCTGTAACCAGTGGGGGTAGGGTCATCAAAACAGGTTTGCATCAATTGGGCAATTTCTTCGGTGAACAGAACACGTCCCCGCAATTGCTTGGTGACTTTAACGTTGGGAATATCCACAGCACGAGCAAAATCAACAGCATCCATTATCTCTAACCGCAGGGCTTCTTTTAAAACTCGCCGCAAAGCAGACAACACTTTGTTGACATAAGCTGGTGCATATTTTTCGCTCAACACAGAGCGAACTGCCGCCGTATGTTTGTAGCGCAGCGCTGCCCAGTTTAAAGTCATCGCATCACAATTGTCATCTGTGAGCAATCGCGCGATCGCATTGAGAGCTTGGCGCATAGCTGGACGGGAACCAGGGGAAAGGGTCGCCAAGTAGACTTGGGCTGGGTGTTCGATCAGGGGAATGGGAGAAGCAAGGGCTAAGGAAGAGGGGGTGCTGTTTTCAAGGGTTTCATGCATTTACTTATCGGAACGTCCAGACCAGATACGATATTTTTTTTGTGTATGTGATTTTTCGGAGTTAGATTCTTCGTATTTGATTGTAAAGGATTTGTCGAGTTTTTTGATGAAACGCTTACTGTCGCTGGCAACCATAACTTTTTCACCAAGCATCAGCGCTGCCGAGATTTGGGCGACTATGGCGCTCTCATTATCCCCCTCGTACCAATAAATTGTGCGTGAACCGTTGCGCCACTCGTTTTTAATAATGTACGGGACTTCACCTTTTGGTCGCATCGCAAGAAAGAAGTTTACCGTTAAATCGTCCATGTGTGCATCAGCGATGACGACCAATGGCGCATTGTATACTATATATTCCAGTACTTCTAGGATTGCTGCACGGTGCTGTTTGCAAGTATTACTGTGTAGTAAGTGGGTGAGGTATTGGCAAGCTTCATCTATAAATATGCAGCCG
This window contains:
- a CDS encoding tyrosine-type recombinase/integrase, with the protein product MHETLENSTPSSLALASPIPLIEHPAQVYLATLSPGSRPAMRQALNAIARLLTDDNCDAMTLNWAALRYKHTAAVRSVLSEKYAPAYVNKVLSALRRVLKEALRLEIMDAVDFARAVDIPNVKVTKQLRGRVLFTEEIAQLMQTCFDDPTPTGYRDAALFTILRGTGVRRSEAVNLDLSDFEENTGAIQVRAGKGGKDRIVYLPESGLTVVSDWFSLRGYEAGPLLCHVNRGSRIVRRRLTSQAVLFILQKRGAQAFVANFSAHDFRRTFISELLDAGEDISTVQRLAGHANSDQTARYDRRGEQTKRRAVQKLIIPGQRKKSPLC